The Halotia branconii CENA392 region AAAGTTGATCTGGATAATAATGAATGCGGTGATTTAGACCCACTAATTCCAGCATCGTTTCTGCTCGACGGCACATTTCTTTGCGAGACATATTACGACCTAATTCCATAGTCATTTGTACATTTTGGGTAGCAGTAAGAAAGGGTACTAAGTTATGTTTTTGAAACACATATCCAATTTGACGGCGTAGTTGTAATAGCTTTTTATTACCAGCCCGATATACTTCTCTTCCCAAAACTTTGACACTACCTTCTTGGACACTCCGTAAACCAGCCATGAGGCTGAGTAATGTTGTTTTCCCTGAGCCAGAAGGGCCAGTTAAAATTACAATTTCACCAAATTTAATCGACAAACTAATATCAAATAAAACCTGTTTTCTTAATGAGCTTTTACCGAAGTAATGGTTGAGATTCTGAATAGAGATAATAGAAGATTGACTCATAATTATTACCTAAATATTAGATGTTAAATCAAAACTTAATAAAGAAAGTTGGCTGTTTTATAGAAGCAGAAACGACTTTACCCAAAAAGTTCGGCTGGATCGGCAGAACGAAGTTTATTCATCGCTAACATTCCAGCAATAGAACACATAATAATTGTCAGTAACATCACCATCACACCTCTAGTGATAGTCATAATCATCGGCAAACGAGTAGCTTCTTGAACAAAGTTATAAATATACATACAAAGAGCAAATCCAGGAATATAGCCAATCAAGGACATTAAAAATGCTTGTTGTAAAACCACCTTGACTAAGTATGAATTTCCATATCCAATAGCTTTAAATGTGGCGTAAATAAATATGCTATCAGAAATTTGCGTGTAGAGAATTTGATAAACAATAATGCCACCAAATACACAACCAATAACTGTACCCATATTAAAAATGAATCCAATGGGTGTGGACTGTGCTAAAACGTCTTTCTCTAGTTGGGTGTAATCTGCTAGAGTCATAATTTTTAGCTCTTGAGGTAAGTCTTTTGAGACTTTTTCAATTATGCTTTGGGGATTGACACCAGGTTTAACTTTAATCACTCCCATTTGAACTTTTTCTAATGGGTGATTTAAAATTTCCGAAAATGTTAAATCACTAGTGATAATCACACCATCGGCTGTCATTATCCCACCTCCCAGAGAAAATAATCCTTTCACTTGAATTTGACGATTAGATACATCTGTTGTTACTTCGCCGTTTTTTTCTAAACTTTCAACAATAGGGCCAAATTCAGGTCGAGACAGGCGATCAAATAATATGGTGTTAGCAGCTTTAATGACTTCTGTTTGTTGATTGACTTCTGGTAAGTTAAACACAGGTTGATCGGGTGTAAAACCAGCGATCGCAATTGGTCTGTTGACAAAAGTTTCAGGATTTTTGAAATTAGTAACGGAAAAATAAAAAGGATTAACCGACTCTATCTCATCCACAGCCGAGATGTTATACAGATAGCGTCGCGGAAACACCTTCATATCAAAAAAACGCTCTGTATCACGATGTAGTAATACTAAATCAGCTTGGATTTTTTTATGAAACACCACAGCATCTTCAAAAAGTCCGTCTCGAAAACCCAATTGAATAAACATCAACATTACTGCAAAAGTCACACCAGTAATGGTCACTAACAAACGAGGTTTACGATGGATTAGTTGTAACCAAGCAACGGGGGTAGTAGCACTCATAATTTAGAATGTTTATATTAAGTTAAACCTGAGTAGGAGTTTTAATTTTGACATCAACTTGCAAGTTGATAAAATTAGCAGCTTTTTGAGTATCAGCCGGATCTAAAGAAATTTTCACCTCTGCAACTCTGGAGTCGATATTGATTGAAGGGTCATTATTGACCACATTTCGCTTACCTATTTGGACACCAATCTTTTCAACAGTTCCAGTTAATCCTTTAGGTAGTGCTTTACTTGATATTTCTGCTTTTTGACCCACTTGAATTTTGCTGATATCAGTTTCGTAGATTTCGGCAACGACATACATCTTTTGAGTTTGACCCAACTCAACTATGCCATTTTCACTAATAGTTTCGCCGGGAAAAGTATTAATCTTCAAAATTTGTCCACTCATAGGCGATCGCACATAAGCTAAAGCTAAATTAGCTTGTGCTTCCAAAACAGCAGCCTTGGCTCTTTCTAACTCGCTTTGAGCAACCTGCACATCAACAGGACGAACTTCTTTTAACTCTGACAAACTAGCTTTAGCTTCTTGAATCTGTTTAGGAAACGATGATAAAGTTTGGTTGAGAGAACTTTGACCTTCCTTGAGTTGTGCTTGCAAAGTTTCTACTGCTAATAACTTAGTATCTCTTGTGACCGCAGATATAGCACCCTGCTCATATAGCGATTGAAAACGTCCATATTCTGTTTCGGCATTTCTCAATTGCGCTTTTAAGCCAGCAATCTTAGATTTTTGAATGTTGATATCCCCTTGAAACTGGGCTTGTAAACTTGCAATGCGTGCTTGTTGAGCAGCAACTTCTCCTTGTTTTGTAGTTCCTGCTTGAGCTTGAATCAGTTGCGATTGAGCAACTCGAACACCCGTTTTGGCTTTTTCTAAAATTGTTTGCAGTTGACTTACATTATCCAGCACAGCAATTAATTGTCCGCGATGAACATTATCGCCTTCTTTGACCAAAACCTGATCTAACCTGGCAGTCTGTAAAGCTGATGGCCCAGATAAGTTAA contains the following coding sequences:
- a CDS encoding ABC exporter membrane fusion protein, producing MQIFRKPINFDPKSKKLTLAFIVPVGLATIAVPAYILATSSNFSWQSTKQSNVTPTVVVQKPVIPTVAALGRIQTKDKIINLSGPSALQTARLDQVLVKEGDNVHRGQLIAVLDNVSQLQTILEKAKTGVRVAQSQLIQAQAGTTKQGEVAAQQARIASLQAQFQGDINIQKSKIAGLKAQLRNAETEYGRFQSLYEQGAISAVTRDTKLLAVETLQAQLKEGQSSLNQTLSSFPKQIQEAKASLSELKEVRPVDVQVAQSELERAKAAVLEAQANLALAYVRSPMSGQILKINTFPGETISENGIVELGQTQKMYVVAEIYETDISKIQVGQKAEISSKALPKGLTGTVEKIGVQIGKRNVVNNDPSINIDSRVAEVKISLDPADTQKAANFINLQVDVKIKTPTQV
- the devC gene encoding ABC transporter permease DevC, with amino-acid sequence MSATTPVAWLQLIHRKPRLLVTITGVTFAVMLMFIQLGFRDGLFEDAVVFHKKIQADLVLLHRDTERFFDMKVFPRRYLYNISAVDEIESVNPFYFSVTNFKNPETFVNRPIAIAGFTPDQPVFNLPEVNQQTEVIKAANTILFDRLSRPEFGPIVESLEKNGEVTTDVSNRQIQVKGLFSLGGGIMTADGVIITSDLTFSEILNHPLEKVQMGVIKVKPGVNPQSIIEKVSKDLPQELKIMTLADYTQLEKDVLAQSTPIGFIFNMGTVIGCVFGGIIVYQILYTQISDSIFIYATFKAIGYGNSYLVKVVLQQAFLMSLIGYIPGFALCMYIYNFVQEATRLPMIMTITRGVMVMLLTIIMCSIAGMLAMNKLRSADPAELFG
- a CDS encoding DevA family ABC transporter ATP-binding protein, translated to MSQSSIISIQNLNHYFGKSSLRKQVLFDISLSIKFGEIVILTGPSGSGKTTLLSLMAGLRSVQEGSVKVLGREVYRAGNKKLLQLRRQIGYVFQKHNLVPFLTATQNVQMTMELGRNMSRKEMCRRAETMLELVGLNHRIHYYPDQLSEGQKQRVAFARALVTQPQLILADEPTASLDKNSTQIVVETLKERAKYQGCSILLITHDDRILNMADRIIHMEDGYLKNDVRAA